The sequence below is a genomic window from Ensifer adhaerens.
TCCAGATCGAGAGCCGGGCTCAGATGTCGATGTTGCCGCGGCTGAGGCCAAGGGAATTCTATGATCTTGTGATCGAAGTGGCCATCGTGCGGCCCGGTCCCATCCAGGGCGGCATGGTGCATCCCTATCTCAAGCGCCGGCAGGGGCTGGAGAAAGTCACCTATCCGAAGGAGGAGCTGCGCGCAGTTCTGGGGCGGACGAAGGGCGTGCCGCTTTTCCAGGAGCAGGCGATGAAGATCGCCATTGTCGCGGCCGGTTTCACGCCTGCCGAGGCCGACAAGCTACGTCGCGCGATGGCGACATTTCGGAGGCTCGGCACGATCCACGAGTTCCGTGACAAGATGGTGGCCGGCATGGTGGCGAATGGCTACGAGGCGGAGTTCGCGCTGCGCTGCTTCCAGCAGATCGAGGGGTTCGGGGATTACGGTTTTCCGGAAAGCCATGCGGCGTCCTTCGCGCTGCTCGTCTATGCGTCCTGCTGGCTGAAGGCGAAATATCCGGATGTATTCTGTGCCGCCCTTCTCAATTCCCAGCCTATGGGCTTTTACGCGCCGGGCCAGCTTGTCCGCGATGCGCGCGAACATGGCGTCGAGGTGCGTCCGGTCGATGTGAACCTGTCCGACTGGGATTCGACGCTGGAAGAGACGGTTTTCGATCCGCGCCGGATCGCCGGGCCGCACCGGTCCATGGTGGGTGTCATCGAGACGAAACGGGCGGTCCGGCTCGGTTTCCATCAGGTCAAGGGTTTAGGCGAAGACGATATGAAGAAGCTCGTGGCCATGCGCGGGTCGGGCTATCCGTCGATCCGGGCATTGTGGCTGCGCTCTGGTCTTACCCGAAGTGTCATCGAGCGGCTGGCGGATGCAGATTGCTTCCGTTCCATGGGGCTCGACCGGCGGCAGGCGCTGTGGGAAGCCCGCGCGCTCGATCAGAAATCGGCGGCGGAGGCCATGCCGCTTTTCGAGGCGGCGAAGCGGAAGGCCGATGCCTTGTCCGTGACCATGCCCATGTCCGAGACAGTCTCCGACCCCATGGATGGCATTCAGGCCGAGCCGCAGGTTCTGCTCCCGAAGATGCGCGACAGCGAACATGTCGTACAGGATTATCGCTATCTGACGCTTTCCCTGAAAGCGCATCCCCTTTCCTTCCTGCGCGATCAGCTTTCCGCCATGGGGATAGGCACTTCCGAGCGGATCAAGACTTCGCCGAATGGACGTCGCCTGACGGGGGCCGGTCTCGTGCTCGTGCGCCAGCGGCCGGGGACCGCCAAGGGGGTGATCTTCATGACGCTGGAGGATGAGACCGGGGTGCTGAACGTCATCGTCTGGCCGAAGGTGTTCGAGCGGTTCCGTCCGGTCGTCATGGGCGCGCGGCTTGTCAATGTGCGTGGTCAATTACAGAGTGCGGAGGGCGTGACGCATCTCGTGGCCGAACATATCGAGGATATATCGCCCATGCTCGGTCTCCTGGAGGTGCAGGGAGCTGATCTGGAGAGCCTGGCGCGTGCGGATGAGGTGCGCCGTCCGGGTGTTGATCAGCGTGAAAAGCGGAGCGAGGATTATTGGCGACGTGGCGGTTCGGCGGATTCTGTGCTTGCCGTGGGGCCGGGATCTGGATCTCCCATGCCGCCTGCATTGGTGCCGCGCCACATTCCGGCAGCGGAGGTCATGCCGAAGGGGCGGAATTTTCATTGAACGCGGCTTGTGGCGAAAGGCGAACTGTGATTTCCCTTCGATACGCAAATTCAAAATGTTAGAGCACCTTGGTGTATCCGCAAGGATTTTGAGGCGCTCGAGATGCCAATGGAGAGTGGCATGAGCGGCAAGGCGTTGATCGTCATCGACGTGCAAAACGATTTCTGCCCGGGCGGCAAGCTCGCCGTGGCAGATGGGGACGCGATCTTGCCGGCGGTCAACCGGCTGATCGGTGAATTCGACCATGTCGTGCTGACACAGGACTGGCATCCGGCCGGACATTCCAGCTTTGCCTCGACGCATCCCGGCAAGGCGCCGTTCGAAGATATCGACATGCCTTATGGGCGGCAGACGCTCTGGCCCGACCATTGTGTGCAGGGGACGGAGGGCGCAGCATTTCACCCGGCGCTTGTCTGGACCAAGGCTCAGCTTGTGATCCGTAAAGGCTTCCGGGTCGGTATCGACAGCTATTCGGCCTTTTTCGAAAACGATCACAAGACGCCAACGGGTCTTGGCGGCTATCTGAAGGAGCGCGGCATCGATACAGTGACGCTGTGCGGACTGGCGACAGACTATTGTGTGGCCTATTCTGCGCTTGATGCCGTCTCGCTCGGCTTCAAGGCGGATGTCCGGCTGGAGGCCTGCCGGGGTATCGATCTTGGCGGCTCGGTCGCCACGATGATCAGCCGCATGCGCGAGGCCGGCGTCACCATCGCCTGATTGCGGCCGGGGAGGCCATCATGACCAAGACCGACCTGGCGCGCCGCGTCTATAACCACGCCTGGAAGCTGGACCCGATCATCCGCAGTCTGCTCGACACGGATTTCTACAAGCTGCTGATGCAGCAGATGATCTGGCAACAATATGCGGACGTGAATGTCGAGTTTTCGCTGATCAACCGGACGAAGACGGTGCGGCTTGCCGACGTGATCGACGAGGGTGAATTGCGCGAGCAGCTCGACCATGCCCGCACGTTGCGTTTCTCCAAGAAGGAAATGATCTGGCTGGCGGGTAACACGTTTTATGGCCGCAAGCAGATTTTTTCACCGGATTTCCTGCAATGGCTGACGGATTTCCGCCTGCCGGACTATCAGCTGGAAAAGCGCGATGGTCAGTATGAACTTACGTTCTCCGGTCCGTGGGCCGAAACAACCATGTGGGAAATTCCGGCTCTCGCCATCATCAACGAGCTGCGCTCCCGCGCGGCGTTGAAGGGCTTTGGCCGCTTCGAACTCGACGTGCTCTATGCCCGCGCCAAGGCGCGGATGTGGACGAAGGTCGAGGCGCTGAAGCAATATCCGGCGCTGCGCATTTCCGATTTCGGCACGCGGCGGCGGCATTCATTCCTGTGGCAGCGCTGGTGCGTCGAAGCGCTGAAGGAAGGAATCGGAGCAGGCTTTTCGGGCACGTCCAATGTGCTGCTTGCCATGGACACCGATCTTGAGGCGCTGGGGACGAATGCGCATGAATTGCCGATGGTCGCGGCGGCGCTTTCGCAGACGGATGCGGAGCTCACCTATGCGCCCTACAAGGTTCTGGAGGACTGGCGCCAGCTTTATGGCGGCAACCTCCTGATCGTGCTGCCGGATGCTTTCGGCACCGCCTCCTTCCTGCGCAATGCGCCGGACTGGGTTGCCGACTGGACCGGCTTTCGCCCTGATAGCGCGCCACCGATCGAGGGTGGTGAAAAGATCATCGAATGGTGGGAGAAGAAGGGGCGGGATCCGCGCGGCAAGCTGCTGGTCTTTTCCGACGGACTCGATGTCGAGACCATCATCAAGACCTATCGGCATTTCGAGGGCCGCGTTCGGATGAGCTTTGGCTGGGGCACCAATCTGACGAATGATTTCGCCGATTGCGCCCCGCGGGACACGCCCGGCCTTTTGCCGATCTCCATTGTCTGCAAGGTGTCGCATGCGAATGGTCGTCCGGCCGTGAAGCTCTCCGACAATCCGCGCAAGGCGACGGGGGAGCCGGCGGAGGTGGAGCGCTACAAGCGGTTTTTCGGCACCGAAGATTTCGCAGAGCTTGAACTCAAGGTCTAGCCCTCAATGGGCCCGTTTCCTGCTTTCACCTCGCCGAACGCAGCGTTTACAAAAGGTCGCAGATTCGGCGCTTGATCTATCTTGACAACCAGTCTCCGGTTTTGATTAAAGTGGAGCCTGGAAGATAGGTTTAGAGAACGGTCGCCATGCTGGTCTGTAGCTGCAATTTTATCACCGACGCCGAGATCCGTGAGGTCATCAACGGTTTTCTCGAAGAGGACTGCTGGCAGCTCATCGTTCCGGGCAAGGTCTATCACGCCATGCAGAAGCGCGGGCGATGCTGCGGCTGTTTCCCGAACGTCGTCGATATCATCGTCTCCGCGACCGAAGAGTTTCATCGCAAGCGCAATTTCACGGATGAGAAGGTCGTCGATTTCATGGAGCGGCTTCGCCGTTTCGAAGAAGAGCAGAAGACTGCACTGCGCGAGCGCCGCAATCCGCGTGTGGCCTGATTTTCTGCCGCAAGATTTCCTCAAATAACTTGATAATCATCGAGCTGGCCGCTTAAGTGGGGTCGGGGCGGAAATATCTTTAAATCTTAAGGAGATGCTTATGAAGGGCGACAAGAAAGTGATCGAACGGCTGAACGAGGCGCTGTTCCTCGAGCTCGGCGCAGTCAACCAATACTGGCTGCATTATCGCCTTCTGGAGGACTGGGGTTACCAGAAGCTCGCCAAGAAGGAACGCGCGGAATCGATCGAAGAGATGCAGCATGCCGACAAGATCGTCGCGCGCATCATCTTCCTCGAAGGTCATCCGAACCTTCAGACCGTCGCGCCGCTGCGTATCGGCCAGAACGTGAAGGAAGTGCTCAAGGCCGATCTCGCCGGCGAATATGACGCCCGCACGTCCTACAAGAAGTCTCGCGAAATCTGTTATGAAGCCGGTGACTATGTCACGATGCAGCTTTTCGAGGGCCTTCTCAGCGACGAGGAAGGTCATATCGACTTCCTCGAAACGCAGCTTGAGCTTCTCGATAAGATTGGCGAAGAGCGTTATGGCCTCTTGAATGCCGCTTCCGCCGACGAAGCGGAATAAGCGTCGCACCTTCGATGATTGGGAGCCTCTTCATGCGCGCATGGGGAGGCTTTTTCGTGGCCACCTTTACACGCCAAGATGGCGGAATGCCTCAACGACCTTCAGGTAGACGTTGCGCTTGAAGGGGACGATGAGCTCGGGCAGCTCTTCCATCCTCTTCCATTCCCAGGCGTCGAATTCCGCGGCGTGACCGCCCGGCGGCGGATTGATGGCGATCTCGTCTTCGGAGCCTTCGAAACGGAAGGCGAACCAGCGCTGGGTCTGGCCGCGATACTTGCCCTTCAACCCGATGCCGATCAGTTGCGCAGGCAGGTCGTAATTGATCCAGTCCGGCGCTTCGGCCAGAAGGCTTGCCGTCTTTATGCCGGTTTCCTCGTAGAGCTCGCGCCAGGCCGCTTCCAGCGGTTCCTCGCCCTTGTCGATGCCGCCTTGCGGCATCTGCCAGAGCTGCGGCGAGCCGTCATATTCGGAATTCTCTTCCGGAATCCGGCGTCCGGCCCAGACGAGGCCGTCACCATTGATCACCATGACGCCCACGCAGGGGCGATAGGGCAGGTCTTCCGCCCGGACAATCTTGTGCTCTTTCATGGGGCTGGCTCAGTTCTTCGCAGGGGTGTCGGCAAGCGCGGATACGCCGACAATTTCTATCCCGCGGCCCTGCGCTGCGTCTACCCATTTCTTGATGGCTGCGATGCTTTCATCAAAGCCGGCGGCAACGCCGATCGCATAGCCGTTTCGATCAGCCATCCGCTCCAAATCGTCCAGCTTCTTCAAGATGGCCGTCTGATTGACATCGGTGTCGAGGGTGAGGCTGGCGAAGGCATGCGGCATGGACAATGCGCCGGCAAGCTGGCCGCTGAGCGACTGCGCCGTCGAGCCGTCGTCCAGAAACATCAGCCCGCGTCCTGCAATGTCGCGCATGACCGGCTCCAGAGCGTCCGGATCGGCCAGGAACTTGCCGCCCAAATAGTTCATGACGCCCGTGTAGCTGTCCATCCGCGCCATATCCTGATGCAGGTTGGCGAGATTGGCCGCCGCACCCTTGGAGGTAACCAGCGTTCCCGGCCCGGGATTGTTGTCCGGATAGTCGAAGGGCTCCATCGGCACCTGCAACAGCACTTCGTGTCCATTGCGGCGTGCCTCCGGTACCCAGCGCGAAAGGCTGTTGCCGTTGGCGGCAAATGCCAGCGTCACTTCCTCCGGAAGATCGCGCACCGCGCGCATCGTTCCCGTCTGGCTGATGCCAAGCCCCGAAACGACAATGGCAATGCGGGTTCCGCGGGCGCCGGACCAGGGGCGCGCATAGTAGTCGAAGGGACGCAGGCCATCGGGTCCGATCTTGGGCAGCTTGCCCTCCGGCGTATCCTCGATCAGATCAAGATTGGGAAGACCTGCGAGCCGTCTGTCCTGCGTTTTGCCGGCGCTGATCATGACGGGACCGGAGCCGTCGCGCGGCTTCGGCGAATAGGTTGTGACGACGGACCCGTCTTCCATCGTTTGCCTGACGACATTGGCGCCGTCCTGGCCGCTGCCCTTGGACAGGCCGCTGACATTGGCGCCGGGATTGCCGCCTGGATTGGCCGGCTTTGCTGCCGCCTCCTTGGGTGGGGCGGGCATGTGGGCTGCCGTCAGCTTGTCGCCATAGACCGTGGGCCAGACGGAAATCCCGCCGATGACGACGAGGCCGGCAAGCCAGGTCGCGCCGGTCAGAATGGCGCGAAAGGGGATACCGCCCTTCGGCGTCCCCTTTCGATTCTGTCCAAGCGGCGCATGAAGGTCGCTATTCACGGAAAATCTTGCCTGGCTGAAAGCTTGGCCCGGATGCACCGCAATCACAGCGCATCCGGGCCAGGCACATTACTTGGCCATCGTGACCTTGGTCGGGTCCGGCGGGAAGGCTGGGTCTGTCTTCACGCCGCGCAGCAGGTCGAGCGCGTAGTGCAGCTGAACGTCGTCCTTCGGATCCGGCGGCACATAGGCGATGGAGCCGGAGCCTTCCTTGGTCTCGCTCTGGCCCTTGATGTGGCCGGAGAGGCTCGATTCGCCCTCGACCTCGACCTTGCCCTTCAGGTCATCCGGAACGGGTTCCTCGACCTTGATGTCCGGGGTGATGCCCGTGCCCTGGATGGAGCGGCCAGACGGCGTGTAGTAGAGCGCCGTCGTCAGGCGCAGCGCACCGCTGTCGCCGAGCTGGATGATCGTCTGGACCGAACCCTTGCCGAACGAACGCGTGCCGAGAATGGTCGCGCGCTTCAGATCCTGCAGGGCGCCGGACACGATTTCCGAGGCCGAGGCCGTGCCACCGTTGATGAGAACGATGATCGGCTTGCCATGGGACAGGTCGCCTTCGGTGGCGTCGAAGCGGCGGGTTTCGCTCGGATCACGGCCACGAGTGGAGACGATCTCGCCCTTGTTCAGGAAGGCGTCCGACACATCGATGGCCTGGTCGAGCAGACCGCCGGGGTTCAGGCGAAGGTCAAGCACATAGCCCTTCAACTTGTCGTCCGGCACCTGCGCCTGGATCTTGTCGATCGCCTTCTTCAGGTCATCGAAGGTCTTCTCGGTGAAGGAGATGATGCGCAGATAACCGACATCCCCCTCGACGCGATACTTGACTGCCTGGACGGCGATGATGTCGCGCTTGACGGTGAATTCCAGCGGCTTGTCGGCGCCCTGGCGGATGACTTCGAGCTTGATCGGTTCGCCGACCTTGCCGCGCATCTTCTCGACCGCCTGGTTGAGCGTCAGACCACGAACGTCGGTGCCGTCGATCTTGGAAATGTAGTCGCCGGAGAGAATGCCGGCCTTGGCGGCGGGCGTATCCTCGATCGGGGTGACGACCTTGACGAGGTCCTTGTCCATCGTCACTTCGATGCCGAGACCGCCGAATTCGCCCTTGGTCTGGGTGCGCATGTCGGCCGCCTGCTCGGCGTTCATGTAGCTCGAATGCGGATCAAGCGAGGAGAGCATGCCGTTGATGGCCGCTTCGATCAGCTTCTTCTCATCCGGCGGCGTTACATATTGCGCCCGAACCCGTTCGAACACGTCGCCGAAAACCGACAGTTCCTTATAGGTGGAGTTGCCGGCGGCCGAGGCGGGAACGCCTGCCGCGTAGATGACACTCATCGCCGTCGCGCCGAGAAGCGCACCCGCGACAAGAAGTGAAGCCTTACGTATCATTGCGAGCCTTTCCAATCTGAGGAGCGGTCCACCAGGGACGGGAATCAACCGGTTTGCCGTTCTGTCTGAATTCAATGTAAATGCTTGGCCTGTCCGTGACCAGCGCCAATGCAGCAGCACTGGCCACTCTTTTTTCACCCATGACCGCCAGGGGCTCGCCTGCCACCACGAACTGTCCCGGCCGGACGGAAACACGCCCCATGCCCGACATCACGACGTGATAGCCGTCGCCGGGATTGAGGATGACCATCTGGCCGTAGCTGCGGAAGGGCCCGGCATAAACAACCCAGCCATCCGCCGGCGCGGTGACGACGGCGCCCGGAGCGGTTGCCAGCGTCATGCCCAATGCGACGTGTCCGGTTCCGTCCGGATCGCCGAAATTGCGCACCACGTCGCCCGCCGCCGGAAGCACCAGTTTGCCGGTCAACTTGGCAAAGGCATATGCGGGCGCAATGCGGTTTTTATCGGGCGGAAGCTGGCCTGGGGCCGCGCCCGCATTGGCCTGCGCCTTGGCGGCCTGCGCCGCATCCCGCACCGAGCCGATTTGGTCTTCCAGCGAGCCGATGAGATCCTGCAGGCTGGCCGCCTTCTTTGCGAGTTCTTCCGATTTCGCCCGCTCCTGTGCCAATTGCTGTTCGGTCTGCGCGGCGTTCTTGTCGTTCTCGGCGATCAGCAGGTTCATGCGCCGCTCTTCCTCAAGGTTCGAGGTCATGAGAGAGGTCAGCGATGCTCGCTCGTCATCGATCTTCTTGCGGGTATCGGCAAGCCTCGAGAGATCTGCGACCAGCTTGTCGGTCTCGTGGCGGATGCCGGGAACGACGGCGCCCAGAAGAATGGCGCTGCGCACGGAGGACAAGGCATCCTCCGGCGTGACGAGAAGCGCGGGCGGCGGGTTGCGACCCATGCGCTGCAATGCGGCGAGAACTTCCGCCAGCAATCCGCGCCGGTCGTGCAAGGAGGCCTTGGTCTCCGTTTCTTCGGCACGAAGATCGGTCAGCGATTTCTCGCCTTCGGCAATCTTTGCCTCCAGTTCCTTGCGGCGCGTGGCTGAAACGACAAGGGCGTCGCGAATGTCGGCCGTGTTCTGCTTCAGATCGGCGATGCCCTTTTTCAACGTCTCGACGCGTTCGTCCGACAGGTTGATCGTCTTGGACAGCGTCTCGAGCTCCTGGCGCGTCGCCTCCCGGCGTGCGGCAAGGTCTGCGGTCGGGTCGGCCGGCGTCGCGCCCGCCGGATTGTCGGCGGCCGCGCGGTCCTGCTTCGGCGCGGTCGTTGCGTCCTGCGCACCGGATGTGTGGATGTCGACGGGTGCGAGAACCAGAGCCGGGAGGAGGACAAGCGGCCATGCGGCGCGGCGCGCCGACCTTTCGCTTCCTCGTACCAGTTTCAACGTCATGCGGGCTTCTGTGCTCCGGCGGCTCTCATCCTGAAGCTGCGTAGCTTAAAGAACCAACCCTTCGGCAAGCTTGTGCGGGGAGATTGTGACAGAAGTCGGTCACGCCCGGTGATAGGGATGTCCGGAAAGAATGGTGACGGCGCGATAGAGCTGTTCGGCGGCCATGATGCGCACCAGCTGGTGCGGCCAGGTCATCTTACCGAAGCAGATCTGCGCGTCGGCCCGCGCCACCAAATCGGGATCGAGCCCGTCCGCGCCGCCGATGGCAATCATCATGTCGCGCTTGCCGTCGTCGCGATAGCGGCCGATGAGGCTGGCGAAATCCTCCGAGCCCAGCGCCTTGCCGCGCTCGTCGAGCAGAATGAGGACAGCGCCGTCCGGCAATGCCTTGTCGAGCATGCCGGCTTCTTCGCGCTTGCGGCCTTCCGGCTGCGGCAGGCGGCTTTCCTGGACTTCGACTACGCGGGAGAATTCAAGGCCGATGGCTGGTCCGGCCTTTGCGAAACGGTCGAGATAACGCGCCGCAAGATCCTTCTCCGGTCCGGCTTTCAGCCGTCCCACAGCGAAAAGTCCAACCCGCATGCGCTCACCTCACGTCATCGTCGCACGACTACCCATAAGTGAGCGCGATCCGCGCCGACCTAGTGCAGCCTGCCGTCTTCCATATCCGGAGCCTGCCACATCTTTTCGATGTTGTAGAACTCGCGGATTTCCGGACGGAACACATGCACGATAATGTCGCCCGTGTCGATCAGGACCCAATCGCCCGTCTCGAGACCTTCGACCCGGGGAGACCCGAAGCCTTCGTCCTTGAGATCGGTGATGAGGTGATCGGCGATGGCGCTGACATGGCGGTTCGATCGCCCGGAGACGACTACCATGTAGTCTCCCAGCGCCGATTTCCCGGCAATGTCGATGGTGACGATATCTTCAGCCTTGGAGTCTTCGAGACTGCCAAGCACCAGTTGAAGAGCGCGGGCCGCGGCTTCGACGCCAGTGTCCTTGCTCCGTGGGAGGCTGCGGGGGGCAGATCCCTTGATATGTACTGTTGTCAGAGGTTTGCCTTTCTATCCAAAAACACAGCACGTCACGTTGCGATTCACGATCGCAACAGGATGATACGCACCAAATTGCGAAGCTTTCAAGAAGTCAGTTCTGCGGATACAGAACTTGGCCTGTGCCGTTTTTGTTCCTTGGGCTCTCAATTAAGCCTGGGACTGAGCTTTTCAAGGGAAATCCGCCGTGTGACGCCGATCCTGTTCAGAAATTCCGCGTCATGGCTGACGGCGAGGAAGGCGCCTCGATAGGCCTTCAACGCATCCTCCACCGCCTCGACCGATTCGATGTCGAGATGGTTGACCGGCTCGTCCAGCAGAAGCAGACCGGCGGCGTCTTCGCCGCCAATGGCGCAGGCCAGTGCTGCGCGCAGCCGCTCGCCGCCGGAGAGCGTCGCGGGCGTCAGCTTCGCCGCCTCGTTGCGGAAGTGGAAGCGGGCCAGCGCCGCATAGGCTGCGTTGTCTGTTGCACTGGGATTGAGGCGGCGGAAATTCTCGATGAGGCTCCTGCCGAAATCCAGAATCGCCGCCCGCTGGTCAAGATAGGCGAGGCGGACCGGGCAGCGGATGAGTCCTGATGCCGGCTGAAGCTGGCCGGCGATGAGGCGCAGCAGCGTCGTCTTGCCGGCGCCGTTCGGGCCCTCCAAGGCGATGCGTTCGGCACCTGTGACGGTGAGCGAGAGGCCTTCGATGACCCGAGGATTTTGCGGCGGGCCGCCGGTCAGATCTTCGATGGTGAGCACGATCTTGCCCGCGGGAAGCTCTGTTCCGCTGACATGAAAGTCGAGCTTGCGGGCGCGCTCGACGGCCTCTTTGGCCGATGTCAGACGATCCTCAGCCTCGGCCTGCTGGCGCAGTGTCAGGCGGCCCAGCCCACCGGCGGAGCCTTCGGCGCGTTCCTTGGCGGCATCCAGCAGGATTTTCGGCTGGCCGGCGCTGGAGCGGTTCTTCTTGCCGGCGGCATCGCGCTTTTCCTTGCGCTGGCGGGCGGCTTCGATGTCGCGGGCGGTGCGGTCGGCATGCTGGCGGGCTGAGGCGAGTTCGCTCATCGCGCGTTCTGTCAGGCGGGCCTTCTCAGCGCGGTAGAAACTGTAATTGCCGCCCCAGACGGTGAAGCCGAGCGTGGTGATTTCGACGATGCGGTCCATGCGTTCCAGGAGTTCCCGGTCATGGCTGACGATGAGGAGGCCGCCTTTGAAACCCTGCACGATATCGGCGATAAAGGCGCGGCCGGCGCGGTCGAGATGGTTGGTCGGCTCGTCCATCAGAAGGAAGTCCGGCTTTTGAACGAGAAGGCCAGCGAGCCGGGCGCGGGTCTGCTCGCCACCGCTTAACGCGCCGAACGGGCGATCCGGGTCAAGGCCGGCGAGGCCGAGGCGGGCTAGGGCTGCCTCCATATCGGCCTCTATGGCCCAGTCGATCTTTTCCAGTTCGTCTGGCAGGGCTTCTCCCGAGAGACCCCTGCGAAAGAGGGTGAGCCGGTCGGCAAGGCCGATGGCTTGCGCGATGGTGGCGTTTTTCGGAATGTCGGGCCATTGGCGCAGATAGCCGATCGTGCCGCGTCGCTGGATGGCCCCGGTGAGCGGTTCGCGAAGGCCGGCGATCAGTTCCAGCAGCGTTGTCTTGCCAGTGCCGTTGCGGCCCACAAGGCCGGTGCGTTCCGGGCCAAAGCTGAGATCGAGGTTGTTGAAGAGGGTGCGGCCGTCAGGCGCGGCGGCGGAAAGGCTGGTGAGCGTGATGGCCGGGGAGCGTGTAGACATGATGAACCTGCGAGGATGCTGCAAAGACGGGCGAAAGCGGGGTCTTCAGCATCGTGTTCATCGGTCTGGCTCCTGTTTTGGACAGTGGTAAGATAGGGGGTGAATTGGGGTGGGGCAAGGGTGGGGAGTCTTGCGGGTGGGGCGAAGACCCCCTCTGGCTGCCGCCATCTCCCCCACAAGGGGGGAGATGGATGTGGCGCTGTTGCCGGGCTTCCATGGCCTCTGCAGCGGCCTCTGTCTCTCTGATTGGATCAGGTGAGACGGATGGGCGGCGGGTCGCAGCGGTCACTCTCCCTCCCCCTTGTGGGGAGGGTTGGGGAGGGGTCTTTGCCATATCCGCGATGGGGCAGAAAAGAGCGCCTTACTTCCCGTTCTTCGCCCGGATCGACGTCGAGCTTAGCGTCGACCGCGGCCCATGGATAAACGTCCAGGCGGGGGCCTTGCGGAAGGGCAGCGCGCGGGCTTCCTGCTCGTCCACGCGGGCATAGTCGAAGGTCTTGGCCATCTTGGAGGAGAGATAGGCGAGCGTCGAGCCAGGGCGATCGATGACGGCGATGGGGTAGGTGGCGGCGATCTCCTGCCATTTCTGCCAGCGGTGGAAATTCTTCAGATTGTCCGCACCCATGATCCAGACGAAATGGCAATCCGGGTTGCGCGCCTTCACGGCGGCAAGCGTCTCGGCCGTGTAGCTGTTGTTCATCCGCTTCTCAAAAGCGGTGACCTGAATGCGCGGGTCGCTCGCCATGGCCTCGCAAGCGGCGATGCGCTCGGCAAGCGGCGCAAGGCCGCTATGGCTTTTCAGCGGGTTTCCGGGCGTCACCATCCACCAGAGCCGGTCTAGCCTCAAGCGTTTCAGCGCGATTTCGGCGACGAGC
It includes:
- a CDS encoding ATPase components of ABC transporters with duplicated ATPase domains — its product is MSTRSPAITLTSLSAAAPDGRTLFNNLDLSFGPERTGLVGRNGTGKTTLLELIAGLREPLTGAIQRRGTIGYLRQWPDIPKNATIAQAIGLADRLTLFRRGLSGEALPDELEKIDWAIEADMEAALARLGLAGLDPDRPFGALSGGEQTRARLAGLLVQKPDFLLMDEPTNHLDRAGRAFIADIVQGFKGGLLIVSHDRELLERMDRIVEITTLGFTVWGGNYSFYRAEKARLTERAMSELASARQHADRTARDIEAARQRKEKRDAAGKKNRSSAGQPKILLDAAKERAEGSAGGLGRLTLRQQAEAEDRLTSAKEAVERARKLDFHVSGTELPAGKIVLTIEDLTGGPPQNPRVIEGLSLTVTGAERIALEGPNGAGKTTLLRLIAGQLQPASGLIRCPVRLAYLDQRAAILDFGRSLIENFRRLNPSATDNAAYAALARFHFRNEAAKLTPATLSGGERLRAALACAIGGEDAAGLLLLDEPVNHLDIESVEAVEDALKAYRGAFLAVSHDAEFLNRIGVTRRISLEKLSPRLN
- a CDS encoding nicotinate-nucleotide adenylyltransferase → METEAALSDRYLTMPHTERGMVIGLFGGSFNPPHEGHKLVAEIALKRLRLDRLWWMVTPGNPLKSHSGLAPLAERIAACEAMASDPRIQVTAFEKRMNNSYTAETLAAVKARNPDCHFVWIMGADNLKNFHRWQKWQEIAATYPIAVIDRPGSTLAYLSSKMAKTFDYARVDEQEARALPFRKAPAWTFIHGPRSTLSSTSIRAKNGK